One genomic region from Armatimonadota bacterium encodes:
- the pheT gene encoding phenylalanine--tRNA ligase subunit beta, producing the protein MRVPWTWLRELVRTPDPLDPEAWTERFPMLGLGVEAVERWGDDWVFCLETTTNRPDWLGMVGIAREVAAATGGEVVVPPTVVEEEDPAAGSLASVTFADPDLCYRYVARVIVDVQVGPAPRWMTERLEKCGIRSINNVVDITNYVMLELGQPLHAFDYDALVDGRIVVRTARAGERLVTLDGVERVLPEGTLVIADGERPVALGGIMGGADTEIRPTSRRVLLESAWFNPVAVRRTARAVGLRTEASTRHERGGDPERARIAAARAAELMRRYCGGRVLRGEVDVYPRPEPPRVVVLRYDRLCRVLGTEIPREEAEGTLRRLGFGVEPQEDRAVVRVPHHRRDVEREEDLIEEVARLWGYDRIPETMPLGEMGVGRLPEHLAREREVREILLRDGLTEVFTLSLLHPRDLARLRIPPDHPLREAPRLLNPLTEEHTHLRTTLLPSLLEVLRTNRTRGIPDVHIFEIGRVYFSTPEGWEERKVVGIARMGRVLLGRWNLPEEVVESTFYHLKGNLETLFESLHIPDWRLVPEAVPWLHPYRSAAVWIGSERVGWMGEVHPHVAEVYDLRERAYVAEVALAPLLAHARPPELRPLPRYPAVDRDLAVVVREEVAAGDLVGEIRRVAGPVLEAAEPFDVYTGPQVPPGHKSVALSLRFRSPDRTLEAREVEAILEEVLEALRQRFGARLRGA; encoded by the coding sequence ATGCGGGTTCCGTGGACCTGGCTCCGGGAACTGGTGCGCACACCGGACCCCCTCGATCCCGAAGCGTGGACAGAGCGGTTCCCCATGCTGGGCCTGGGCGTGGAGGCCGTGGAGCGGTGGGGGGATGACTGGGTGTTCTGCCTGGAGACCACCACGAACCGGCCCGACTGGCTGGGGATGGTGGGGATCGCGCGGGAGGTGGCGGCGGCCACGGGCGGGGAGGTGGTGGTCCCTCCCACGGTGGTGGAGGAGGAGGATCCCGCGGCGGGGAGTCTCGCCTCCGTGACGTTCGCGGATCCCGATCTCTGCTACCGGTACGTGGCTCGGGTGATCGTGGACGTTCAGGTGGGTCCGGCTCCCCGGTGGATGACCGAGCGGCTGGAGAAGTGCGGGATCCGCAGCATCAACAACGTGGTGGACATCACCAACTATGTGATGCTGGAGCTGGGCCAACCCCTCCACGCCTTCGACTACGACGCCCTCGTGGACGGCAGGATTGTGGTCCGGACCGCGCGGGCAGGAGAGCGGCTCGTGACCCTGGACGGGGTGGAGCGGGTGCTACCGGAAGGGACGCTCGTGATCGCGGACGGGGAGCGGCCCGTGGCCCTGGGCGGGATCATGGGCGGCGCGGACACCGAGATCCGACCCACCTCCCGCCGGGTGCTGCTGGAGTCCGCGTGGTTCAACCCCGTGGCGGTGCGACGCACGGCCCGGGCCGTGGGCTTGCGCACGGAGGCGAGCACCCGGCACGAGCGGGGTGGGGATCCGGAGCGGGCCCGGATCGCCGCCGCCCGCGCCGCGGAGCTCATGCGCCGCTACTGCGGGGGGCGGGTGCTGCGTGGCGAGGTAGACGTGTACCCCCGCCCGGAGCCGCCCCGGGTGGTAGTCCTGCGGTACGACCGCCTCTGCCGGGTGCTGGGGACTGAAATCCCGCGGGAGGAGGCCGAAGGGACCCTCCGCAGGTTGGGATTCGGTGTGGAGCCGCAGGAGGACCGGGCGGTGGTCCGGGTCCCCCACCACCGCCGGGACGTGGAGCGGGAGGAGGATCTCATCGAGGAGGTGGCCCGGCTGTGGGGCTACGACCGGATCCCGGAGACCATGCCCCTCGGCGAGATGGGGGTGGGAAGGCTCCCGGAGCACCTCGCGCGGGAGCGGGAGGTGCGGGAGATCCTGCTGCGCGATGGCCTCACGGAGGTATTCACCCTTTCCCTCCTCCATCCCCGGGACCTCGCTCGCCTCCGGATTCCGCCCGACCACCCGCTCCGGGAGGCCCCCAGACTTCTCAACCCCCTCACGGAGGAACACACGCACCTGCGCACCACGCTTCTGCCCTCCCTCCTGGAGGTCCTGCGTACGAACCGCACCCGAGGAATCCCGGACGTGCACATCTTCGAGATCGGCCGGGTGTACTTCTCCACCCCGGAGGGCTGGGAGGAGCGTAAGGTGGTGGGGATCGCCCGCATGGGCCGGGTGCTCCTGGGGCGCTGGAACCTCCCGGAAGAGGTGGTGGAGAGCACCTTCTACCACCTCAAGGGGAACCTCGAAACCCTCTTCGAGTCCCTGCACATTCCCGACTGGCGGCTGGTGCCGGAAGCCGTCCCCTGGCTTCACCCTTACCGCTCCGCTGCCGTGTGGATTGGATCGGAGCGGGTCGGATGGATGGGGGAGGTGCACCCCCACGTGGCGGAGGTCTACGATCTGCGGGAAAGGGCGTACGTGGCGGAGGTGGCCCTCGCGCCCCTGCTCGCGCACGCCCGGCCTCCGGAGCTCCGGCCCCTTCCCCGTTACCCCGCGGTGGACCGGGACCTGGCGGTGGTGGTCCGGGAGGAGGTGGCGGCGGGGGACCTGGTGGGGGAGATCCGGAGGGTGGCGGGCCCGGTGCTGGAGGCGGCAGAGCCCTTCGATGTGTACACGGGACCGCAGGTGCCACCGGGCCACAAGAGCGTGGCTCTCTCCCTCCGGTTCCGATCCCCGGATCGTACCCTGGAGGCCCGGGAGGTGGAGGCGATTCTGGAGGAGGTCCTGGAGGCCCTGCGGCAGCGGTTCGGTGCCCGCCTCCGGGGCGCGTAG